In Flavobacterium sp. N1736, the following are encoded in one genomic region:
- a CDS encoding chorismate-binding protein codes for MNDFFSTIRKHQEQKLPFVIYSKPNSSVIFAFLQQDDILYTVTDYSEKGFVFASFDEKQLILIPEKESKIISTEQRQINFDFIEIEDANVDYEIKNQYEDLVERGIDAIKKEEFKKVVLSRNEKVDLTDFDFVITFQRLIHLYPTTFSYCFFHPEIGLWIGATPEQLLKANGNVFETTALAGTQKANSEEEILWQQKEKDEQQYVTDFIVKRLREVASSVVVTEPYSIKAGSIWHIKTDISGVLNDNSTLEEVIDTLHPTPAVCGLPKKKAKAFIIENENYDRTFYTGFLGELNSSFAHKTVSSDLFVNLRSMQIQEKSAVLYMGCGITKESIPENEWEESVNKSMTMKRVLNIKKNSSC; via the coding sequence ATGAACGACTTTTTCTCAACCATACGAAAACATCAGGAGCAAAAATTACCATTTGTAATTTATTCGAAACCAAACTCGTCGGTTATTTTTGCTTTTTTACAGCAAGACGATATTTTGTATACAGTTACAGATTATAGCGAAAAAGGCTTTGTTTTTGCTTCTTTTGATGAAAAACAACTGATTTTAATTCCTGAAAAAGAATCAAAAATAATAAGCACGGAGCAAAGACAAATTAATTTCGATTTTATTGAAATTGAGGATGCAAACGTTGATTATGAAATTAAAAATCAATACGAAGATCTTGTAGAAAGAGGAATTGATGCGATTAAAAAAGAGGAATTCAAAAAAGTAGTTTTGTCCAGAAACGAAAAAGTTGATTTAACTGATTTTGATTTTGTCATTACTTTTCAGCGTTTGATTCATTTGTATCCAACTACTTTTTCCTATTGTTTTTTTCATCCCGAAATTGGACTTTGGATAGGAGCAACGCCGGAACAATTGCTTAAAGCAAACGGAAATGTTTTTGAAACTACCGCTTTGGCCGGAACTCAAAAAGCAAATTCGGAAGAAGAAATTCTCTGGCAGCAAAAAGAAAAAGACGAACAGCAATATGTTACTGATTTTATTGTAAAAAGACTGCGCGAAGTGGCTTCTTCGGTTGTTGTTACAGAGCCATATAGTATAAAAGCCGGATCGATCTGGCATATTAAAACCGATATTTCGGGTGTTTTAAATGACAATTCAACTCTTGAAGAAGTTATCGATACATTGCATCCAACACCTGCCGTTTGTGGCTTGCCAAAGAAAAAAGCAAAAGCGTTTATCATTGAAAACGAAAATTACGACCGAACCTTTTACACTGGTTTTCTGGGCGAATTAAACAGCAGTTTTGCGCATAAAACCGTAAGTTCTGATTTATTCGTAAATTTGCGCAGCATGCAAATTCAGGAAAAAAGCGCCGTTTTATACATGGGCTGCGGTATTACCAAAGAAAGTATTCCCGAAAATGAGTGGGAGGAAAGCGTGAACAAATCAATGACAATGAAACGAGTTTTGAATATAAAAAAGAATAGTAGTTGTTAA
- a CDS encoding PaaI family thioesterase — MNYTKEQILERCNQFSKNTLMETLKIEYVDAGEDFLVAKMPVNPSVHQPMGLLHGGASVALAESVGSAASFFFINPKEQEVRGIEISANHLKSIREGWVFGTARIIHKGRSLHLWEIKITDEAGNLISLCKLTNMVLDKKAI; from the coding sequence ATGAATTATACAAAAGAGCAAATCTTAGAGCGTTGCAATCAGTTTTCTAAAAACACCTTGATGGAAACGCTAAAAATAGAATATGTTGATGCAGGCGAAGATTTTTTAGTAGCCAAAATGCCTGTAAATCCAAGTGTTCATCAACCAATGGGACTTTTACACGGCGGTGCTTCGGTTGCTTTGGCAGAAAGTGTTGGCAGTGCGGCATCATTCTTTTTTATCAATCCAAAAGAACAGGAAGTACGCGGAATTGAAATTTCTGCAAATCATCTAAAAAGCATTCGCGAAGGCTGGGTTTTTGGCACCGCTCGGATTATACATAAGGGAAGAAGCCTTCATCTTTGGGAAATTAAAATTACGGATGAAGCCGGAAATCTGATTTCACTTTGCAAGCTCACGAATATGGTTTTAGATAAAAAAGCAATTTAA
- a CDS encoding DUF5123 domain-containing protein → MRQYFIFFIFGILLTASSCRTDFDTVASSGDLKFSKDTVYLDTVFKNIGSSTYQLKVYNKSKDDISIPTIQLKKGLNSKYRMTVDGMNGNNGKIFKDITLLAKDSLYIFIETTADITDANPTDFLYTDEIQFDGGANLQEVALVTLIQDAVFLYPKQNPDGSKEKIEIDGKSVDGFYLDENDAVNGNELIFNKQKPYVIYGFAGVPENKTVTFEAGARVYFHANSGLFVANKASLQINGTVSTTEKLENEVVFEGDRLEPEYADVPGQWSSIILANGSTNHSINHLTLKNATIGLSVQNQDATTFQIKNTQIYNCAEYGILAQNAHIVGENIVINYSGLASLSCVYGGNYSFTHCTFYNNWQSSSQFAVNLSNSLAGETPETNSLTQATFNNCIIYGSNTNEFNLNKNANAAFVYQLNNCLLKFSSSSTNADYQFKTDTEHYNQIILNENPKFYNVNLNKFNIDNTSSAFAKGNQAYIIPLDILGVTRTSPPDLGAYQSAAFPKK, encoded by the coding sequence ATGCGTCAATACTTTATATTTTTCATTTTCGGAATACTTTTAACTGCCAGTTCTTGCCGAACTGATTTTGATACGGTTGCAAGTTCCGGAGATTTAAAGTTTTCAAAAGATACTGTTTATTTAGATACTGTTTTTAAAAACATTGGTTCGAGTACGTATCAACTTAAAGTGTACAATAAAAGTAAAGACGATATTTCGATTCCGACGATTCAGCTTAAAAAAGGACTGAATTCTAAATACAGAATGACGGTTGACGGAATGAACGGAAATAACGGTAAAATCTTCAAGGATATTACGCTTTTAGCCAAAGATAGTTTGTATATTTTTATAGAAACTACGGCTGATATTACAGATGCAAACCCAACAGATTTTTTGTATACCGATGAAATTCAGTTTGATGGCGGCGCAAATCTTCAGGAAGTGGCTTTGGTGACTTTAATTCAGGATGCTGTTTTTCTTTATCCCAAACAAAATCCTGACGGAAGTAAGGAAAAAATTGAAATTGACGGAAAATCGGTTGATGGTTTTTATTTGGATGAAAATGACGCGGTAAACGGAAATGAATTGATTTTCAATAAGCAGAAACCGTATGTTATTTATGGATTTGCAGGTGTTCCCGAAAATAAAACGGTAACTTTTGAAGCCGGTGCAAGGGTTTATTTTCATGCCAATTCAGGACTTTTTGTAGCGAATAAAGCTTCTCTTCAAATTAACGGAACTGTTTCGACAACCGAAAAACTGGAAAACGAAGTTGTTTTTGAAGGCGATCGTTTAGAACCTGAATATGCGGATGTTCCCGGACAATGGAGTTCAATAATTCTGGCAAATGGAAGTACAAACCATTCGATCAATCATTTAACTTTAAAAAATGCAACGATTGGTTTATCGGTTCAAAATCAGGACGCAACGACTTTTCAAATTAAAAATACACAAATTTACAATTGTGCCGAATATGGAATTTTAGCTCAAAACGCTCATATTGTTGGCGAAAATATTGTGATAAATTATTCTGGTTTAGCAAGTTTATCTTGTGTTTATGGCGGAAATTATAGTTTTACACATTGTACTTTTTACAACAATTGGCAAAGCAGTTCGCAATTTGCGGTTAATTTAAGCAACAGTTTGGCGGGCGAAACTCCGGAAACAAATTCGTTAACTCAGGCAACTTTCAACAATTGCATTATTTATGGTTCAAATACCAACGAATTTAATTTGAATAAAAACGCAAATGCTGCATTTGTATATCAATTAAACAATTGTTTATTAAAATTTAGCAGTTCATCAACAAATGCCGATTATCAGTTTAAAACAGATACGGAACATTATAATCAGATTATTCTAAACGAAAATCCTAAGTTTTATAATGTCAATCTAAATAAATTCAATATCGATAATACATCTTCCGCTTTCGCGAAAGGAAATCAGGCGTATATAATTCCGTTAGATATTCTTGGAGTTACAAGAACGTCTCCACCGGATTTGGGCGCTTATCAGAGTGCTGCGTTTCCTAAAAAATAA
- a CDS encoding endonuclease, whose product MKKIYSFLLLLLVTVSFAQIPSGYYNTATGTGYTLKTQLYNIIKGHTDNGYAGLYTTYQTSDVDNFYENDGSVLDMYSENPSGTDPYNYTTGTTQRCGNYSVEGDCYNREHIIPQSVFNEASPMVADAHFITPTDGKVNGMRSNYPHGTVSSATYTSQNGSKLGSSGVSGYSGTVFEPVNAFKGDIARMYFYFATRYENTVAGYSYAMFDGSSNKVFTTAFLNMLLAWNAQDPVSAREIARNNAVYGRQHNRNPYIDHPEYVNQIWGGTAPSGDTQAPTTPTSLASTSKTATSITVAWTGSTDNVGVTGYDVYANSVLKTTVSGLSATITGLTASTSYSIYVKAKDAAGNASASSNTIAVTTNSSGTGGSATDLLFSEYIEGSGNNKALEIANNTGSSVSLSAYTIKKQTNGAGAWSTGLALSGTLATGSKFVIVNSSISSTCFSTSAANISTSGTELMFNGNDAVGLFKNGVLIDIIGTFSGGTANFAVDVTLRRKSTVTSPSTTFNLSSQWDSYTTDTCNNLSSKIARPIDEEISDSDEITIYPNPSDGNFYVGFDNLDTTYSIEIISFTGQKVFEKQNTTDAAVAVSHLAKGIYVVQIITDSKTVIKKIIIN is encoded by the coding sequence ATGAAAAAAATCTACTCTTTCTTATTATTGTTACTAGTTACGGTCAGTTTTGCCCAGATTCCCAGTGGTTATTACAACACGGCAACCGGAACCGGTTATACATTAAAAACACAATTGTACAACATTATTAAAGGTCATACTGATAATGGATATGCAGGTTTATATACGACGTACCAAACGTCGGATGTAGATAATTTTTATGAAAATGACGGATCTGTTTTAGACATGTATTCTGAAAATCCGTCAGGAACAGATCCTTATAATTATACAACGGGAACTACACAACGCTGTGGAAATTATTCTGTAGAAGGCGATTGTTATAACAGAGAACACATTATTCCGCAATCTGTATTTAATGAAGCATCGCCTATGGTTGCCGATGCGCATTTTATTACGCCAACGGACGGAAAAGTAAACGGAATGCGTTCTAATTATCCACATGGAACCGTAAGTTCTGCAACTTATACATCTCAAAACGGCAGTAAATTGGGATCAAGTGGTGTATCCGGATATTCAGGAACTGTTTTTGAACCTGTAAATGCTTTTAAAGGTGATATTGCCAGAATGTACTTTTATTTTGCAACGCGCTACGAAAATACTGTTGCCGGATATTCATACGCTATGTTCGACGGTTCAAGCAACAAAGTTTTTACAACTGCTTTCTTAAATATGCTTTTAGCCTGGAATGCTCAGGATCCGGTAAGTGCCAGAGAAATTGCAAGAAATAATGCCGTTTACGGACGTCAGCATAACAGAAATCCATATATCGATCATCCGGAATATGTGAATCAAATTTGGGGCGGCACTGCTCCATCCGGAGATACTCAGGCACCAACAACTCCAACAAGTTTAGCTTCAACATCTAAAACTGCGACTTCTATTACCGTTGCCTGGACAGGTTCTACAGATAATGTGGGTGTTACAGGTTATGATGTTTATGCAAATAGTGTTTTAAAAACAACTGTTTCAGGATTATCAGCAACGATAACTGGTTTAACGGCTTCTACAAGTTATTCTATTTATGTAAAGGCAAAAGATGCTGCCGGAAATGCTTCTGCGTCAAGCAACACGATTGCCGTAACTACAAACAGCAGCGGAACTGGCGGATCTGCAACAGATTTGCTTTTCTCTGAATATATTGAAGGTTCAGGAAATAATAAAGCTTTGGAAATTGCAAACAACACCGGAAGTTCTGTTAGTTTATCAGCTTATACTATTAAAAAACAAACCAATGGTGCGGGTGCATGGAGTACAGGTTTAGCTTTGAGCGGAACTTTAGCGACAGGAAGTAAATTTGTGATTGTGAACAGTTCTATTTCTTCGACTTGTTTTTCTACAAGTGCTGCTAATATTTCGACAAGCGGAACGGAGTTAATGTTTAACGGAAATGATGCTGTAGGTTTATTTAAAAATGGTGTTTTGATCGATATCATCGGAACTTTTAGCGGCGGAACTGCAAACTTTGCCGTAGATGTTACTTTAAGAAGAAAATCGACTGTAACTTCTCCATCAACAACTTTCAATTTAAGCTCGCAATGGGATTCATACACAACAGATACTTGTAATAATCTGTCAAGTAAAATTGCGAGACCAATCGATGAAGAAATTTCAGATTCTGATGAAATTACCATTTATCCAAATCCTTCTGATGGTAACTTCTATGTTGGTTTTGACAATTTAGATACTACTTATTCTATTGAAATAATTTCGTTTACGGGACAAAAAGTTTTCGAAAAACAAAATACTACAGATGCTGCAGTTGCTGTAAGTCATCTTGCAAAAGGAATTTATGTTGTTCAAATCATTACAGATTCAAAAACTGTAATTAAGAAGATCATAATCAACTAA
- the purL gene encoding phosphoribosylformylglycinamidine synthase translates to MIHFFENQSKTVFAVQTQNEISAQDISKLNWLFANSNKIEKSALSDFFVGPRATMITPWSTNAVEITQNMGIPGIIRIEEFHPAAEDFTDFDPMLSQKFNQLDQEIFTINVQPEPILEIDDIATYNKVEGLALSQEEVDYLDNLAVKLGRKLTDSEIFAFSQANSEHCRHKIFNGTFVIDGEEKETSLFKLIKKTSQENPNDIVSAYKDNVAFVKGPKVQQFAPKTADKPDYYEIKEFDSVLSLKAETHNFPTTVEPFNGAATGSGGEIRDRLAGGQGSLPLAGTAVYMTSYSRLNDDRKWENAVAERKWLYQTPMDILIKASNGASDFGNKFGQPLITGSVLTFEHQENDRKIGYDKVIMQAGGIGYGKLDQAIKKKPQEGDKIVILGGENYRIGMGGAAVSSADTGAFGSGIELNAIQRSNPEMQKRAANAIRGLVESDNNPIVSIHDHGAGGHLNCLSELVEETGGLIDLDKLPVGDPTLSAKEIIGNESQERMGLVIGQKDIDILQRIADRERSPMYQVGDVTGDHRFTFESKSNGSKPMDYALEDFFGSSPKTVMTDKTIDRKYADVTYSANDFEKYLQDVLRLEAVASKDWLTNKVDRCVGGKVAKQQNAGPLQLPLNNVGVMALDYLGKEGIATSIGHAPIAALIDPVAGSRNAIAESLSNIIWAPIKDGLKGISLSANWMWACKNEGEDARLYAAVEGCSHFAIELGINIPTGKDSLSMKQKYPNDEVIAPGTVIISAGGNCNDIRKVVEPVLQKNGDSIYYINLSQDDFKLGGSSFAQIRNTIGNETSTIKDASFFKNAFNTIQELIGENQILAGHDIGSGGLITTLLELCFADVNLGAKIDFSAFAEKDLLKILFAENIGIVFQAKSDAAVEAKLKSNNIEFFKLGTVQSTPSLEFANYKLDIPTYRDIWFETSYLLDQKQSKNGRAQARFENYKNQVLQYNFPSHFTGKKPVIDASKPRPKAAIIREKGSNSEREMANAMYLAGFDVKDVHMTDLISGRETLEDIQFIGAVGGFSNSDVLGSAKGWAGAFLYNEKAKTALDKFFKREDTLSVGICNGCQLFMELEVINPEHEVHGKMLHNESQKHESIFTSVKVQENNSVMLSTLAGSTLGVWVSHGEGKFNLPLAEENYNIVSKYAYEGYPANPNGSDYNTAMMCDKTGRHLVMMPHIERSTFQWNWANYPKDRNDEVSPWHEAFVNARKWIEKI, encoded by the coding sequence ATGATCCATTTCTTTGAAAACCAAAGCAAAACTGTTTTTGCAGTACAAACGCAAAACGAAATTTCGGCTCAAGACATTTCAAAATTAAACTGGCTTTTTGCCAACTCTAATAAGATCGAAAAATCCGCGCTGTCGGATTTTTTTGTTGGTCCACGTGCCACAATGATCACACCTTGGAGTACAAATGCTGTAGAAATCACTCAAAATATGGGTATTCCGGGCATTATCAGAATTGAAGAATTTCATCCGGCAGCGGAGGATTTTACTGATTTTGATCCAATGCTTTCACAAAAATTCAATCAATTAGATCAGGAGATTTTCACAATTAATGTTCAGCCGGAACCAATTTTGGAAATCGATGATATTGCCACATATAATAAAGTAGAAGGTTTGGCTTTAAGCCAGGAAGAAGTTGATTATTTAGACAATCTTGCTGTAAAACTAGGAAGAAAATTAACCGATTCTGAGATTTTTGCTTTCTCACAAGCAAATTCAGAACACTGTCGTCACAAGATTTTCAACGGAACTTTTGTAATTGACGGTGAAGAAAAAGAAACTTCTCTTTTTAAATTAATCAAAAAAACATCACAGGAAAATCCTAACGATATAGTATCTGCTTACAAAGACAACGTTGCTTTTGTAAAAGGACCAAAAGTGCAGCAATTTGCACCAAAAACAGCTGACAAACCTGATTATTACGAGATAAAAGAATTTGATTCGGTTTTATCTTTAAAAGCAGAAACACACAATTTTCCAACAACAGTTGAGCCTTTCAACGGAGCTGCAACAGGTTCAGGAGGAGAAATTCGTGACCGTTTAGCGGGAGGACAAGGTTCTTTGCCATTGGCTGGAACAGCAGTTTACATGACTTCATATTCTCGTTTGAATGATGACAGAAAATGGGAAAATGCTGTTGCAGAAAGAAAATGGTTGTACCAAACTCCAATGGATATTTTGATCAAAGCTTCAAACGGAGCTTCTGATTTTGGGAATAAATTTGGTCAACCGCTTATTACAGGTTCTGTTTTAACTTTCGAACATCAGGAAAACGACCGTAAAATTGGTTACGATAAAGTAATCATGCAAGCAGGCGGAATTGGTTACGGAAAATTAGATCAGGCAATTAAAAAGAAACCACAAGAAGGTGATAAAATCGTAATTCTTGGTGGAGAAAATTATAGAATCGGGATGGGTGGAGCTGCGGTTTCATCTGCAGATACTGGAGCTTTTGGTTCAGGAATTGAATTAAATGCGATCCAGCGTTCGAATCCTGAAATGCAGAAACGTGCTGCAAATGCCATTCGTGGTTTAGTAGAAAGCGACAATAATCCAATTGTTTCGATTCACGATCACGGAGCTGGAGGACACTTAAACTGTCTTTCGGAATTGGTGGAAGAAACGGGTGGTTTAATCGATTTGGATAAATTGCCTGTTGGAGATCCAACACTTTCTGCAAAAGAAATTATTGGTAACGAATCTCAGGAAAGAATGGGATTGGTGATTGGTCAAAAAGATATTGATATTTTACAAAGAATCGCCGACAGGGAACGTTCGCCAATGTATCAGGTTGGAGATGTAACGGGAGATCACCGTTTTACTTTCGAATCAAAATCAAATGGTTCAAAACCGATGGATTATGCTTTAGAAGATTTCTTCGGAAGTTCTCCTAAAACGGTTATGACTGATAAAACTATCGATAGAAAATATGCTGATGTTACCTATTCAGCAAATGATTTCGAAAAATATTTACAAGACGTTTTACGTTTAGAAGCTGTTGCCTCAAAAGACTGGTTAACAAACAAGGTTGACCGTTGCGTTGGTGGAAAAGTAGCAAAACAACAAAATGCAGGACCATTGCAATTGCCTTTGAATAATGTTGGTGTTATGGCGCTGGATTATTTAGGAAAAGAAGGAATCGCAACTTCTATTGGGCACGCTCCTATTGCTGCTTTGATTGATCCGGTTGCGGGAAGCAGAAATGCTATTGCAGAATCGTTATCAAATATTATCTGGGCGCCAATTAAAGATGGTTTAAAAGGAATTTCATTATCTGCAAACTGGATGTGGGCTTGTAAAAACGAAGGTGAAGATGCTCGTTTGTACGCTGCCGTTGAAGGTTGTTCCCATTTTGCAATTGAATTGGGAATCAATATTCCGACAGGAAAAGATTCACTTTCGATGAAACAAAAATATCCAAACGACGAAGTAATAGCGCCGGGAACGGTTATTATTTCGGCTGGAGGAAACTGTAACGATATTAGAAAAGTGGTTGAACCGGTTTTACAGAAAAACGGAGATTCTATTTATTATATTAATTTGTCTCAGGATGATTTCAAATTAGGTGGTTCTTCTTTTGCACAAATTAGAAACACAATCGGAAACGAAACTTCTACTATTAAAGACGCTTCTTTCTTCAAAAATGCGTTTAATACGATTCAGGAATTAATCGGTGAAAACCAAATTTTAGCGGGTCACGATATCGGAAGCGGTGGTTTAATTACTACTTTATTAGAATTGTGTTTTGCTGATGTAAATCTTGGAGCTAAAATTGATTTCTCTGCTTTCGCAGAAAAAGATCTATTGAAAATCCTTTTTGCTGAAAACATCGGAATTGTTTTCCAGGCAAAATCTGATGCAGCAGTTGAAGCTAAATTAAAATCTAACAATATCGAGTTCTTCAAATTAGGTACAGTTCAAAGCACACCAAGTTTGGAATTTGCAAATTATAAATTAGATATTCCAACTTACAGAGATATTTGGTTCGAAACTTCATATCTACTAGATCAAAAACAATCTAAAAACGGAAGAGCTCAGGCACGTTTTGAAAACTATAAAAATCAAGTTTTACAATATAATTTCCCATCTCATTTTACAGGAAAAAAACCGGTAATCGATGCTTCGAAACCACGACCAAAAGCAGCTATTATTCGTGAAAAAGGAAGTAATTCTGAGCGTGAAATGGCAAATGCGATGTACTTAGCAGGTTTTGATGTAAAAGACGTTCACATGACAGATTTAATTTCTGGTCGTGAAACACTTGAAGATATTCAGTTTATTGGTGCAGTTGGAGGATTCTCTAATTCAGATGTTTTAGGTTCTGCCAAAGGTTGGGCTGGAGCTTTCTTATACAACGAAAAAGCAAAAACTGCGTTGGATAAATTCTTTAAAAGAGAAGATACTCTATCTGTTGGAATTTGCAACGGTTGCCAATTGTTTATGGAATTGGAAGTGATTAATCCGGAACATGAAGTTCACGGAAAAATGCTTCATAACGAAAGCCAGAAACACGAAAGTATCTTTACATCTGTAAAAGTTCAGGAGAATAATTCGGTTATGTTATCGACTTTAGCCGGAAGTACTCTAGGAGTTTGGGTTTCTCACGGAGAAGGAAAATTCAATTTGCCTCTTGCCGAAGAAAACTACAACATTGTTTCTAAATATGCTTACGAAGGTTATCCTGCAAACCCTAACGGTTCTGATTATAACACAGCAATGATGTGTGATAAAACCGGAAGACATTTGGTTATGATGCCTCATATTGAGCGTTCGACTTTTCAATGGAACTGGGCGAATTATCCAAAAGACAGAAACGACGAGGTTTCGCCTTGGCATGAAGCTTTTGTGAATGCAAGAAAATGGATTGAGAAAATCTAA
- a CDS encoding AMP-dependent synthetase/ligase → MVSITRLFDFPYYQQETYNLQVALATKKNGVWEKTSSQEYIAKANAVSRALLRMGVQKDDKIALITSNNRTEWNIMDIGILQTGAQNVPIYPTIAEEDYEYILNHSGSIYCFVSDKEVLDKVNAIKANVPTLKEVYSFDEIAGCKHWTELLTLGQDESNQAEVEVKKDSIKEDDLATIIYTSGTTGRPKGVMLSHKNIVSNVLDSAPRIPFDAGKSTALSFLPICHIFERMILYIYQYYGVSVYFGESIDKISDNLKEVKPTVITAVPRLLEKVYDKIYAKGTELTGIKKKLFFWAIDLGLKYEPYGANGFWYEFQLKIARKLIFSKWKEGLGGNLDLMVSGSAALQPRLTRVFAAAEIPVMEGYGLSETSPVIAVNDQRNKGFKIGTVGKVIRNVEIKIAQDGEILCKGPNVMLGYFKDPEKTAEALQDGYFHTGDIGEIDSEGFLKITDRKKEMFKTSGGKYIAPQLIENAMKQSRFIEQIMVIGEGEKMPAAFIQPNFEFVKEWAKLHKITLGSTDKEISENPDVIKRIDEEVEGINEKFGHWEKIKRFELTPDVWSIDGGQLTPTLKLKRKIIKEIYKDLYDKIYTHN, encoded by the coding sequence ATGGTTTCAATCACACGCCTTTTTGATTTTCCTTATTATCAACAAGAAACTTACAACCTTCAGGTTGCTTTAGCAACCAAAAAAAACGGAGTTTGGGAAAAAACATCCAGCCAGGAATATATTGCAAAAGCTAATGCTGTTTCAAGAGCATTATTGCGTATGGGCGTTCAAAAAGATGACAAAATTGCTTTAATTACCTCAAATAACCGCACAGAGTGGAATATCATGGATATTGGTATTTTGCAAACCGGCGCTCAAAACGTTCCAATTTACCCAACAATTGCCGAAGAAGATTACGAATATATCTTAAATCACAGCGGTAGTATTTATTGCTTTGTTTCTGATAAAGAAGTACTTGACAAAGTAAATGCGATCAAAGCAAATGTTCCTACTTTAAAAGAAGTATATTCTTTTGATGAAATCGCAGGCTGCAAACACTGGACAGAATTATTGACTTTAGGTCAGGACGAAAGTAATCAGGCTGAAGTTGAAGTAAAAAAAGACAGCATAAAAGAAGACGATTTAGCGACAATCATATACACATCAGGAACTACAGGAAGACCAAAAGGTGTTATGCTTTCGCACAAAAATATAGTATCGAATGTTTTAGACAGCGCGCCAAGAATTCCGTTTGACGCAGGAAAAAGTACGGCTTTGAGCTTCTTGCCTATTTGCCATATTTTTGAAAGAATGATTCTTTACATTTATCAATATTATGGTGTTTCGGTTTACTTTGGAGAATCGATTGATAAAATCAGTGATAACTTAAAAGAAGTTAAACCAACCGTTATTACGGCTGTTCCGAGACTTTTAGAGAAAGTTTACGATAAAATTTATGCGAAAGGAACTGAATTAACAGGCATTAAGAAAAAACTATTTTTCTGGGCTATCGATTTAGGTTTAAAATACGAACCATACGGAGCAAACGGTTTCTGGTATGAATTTCAATTGAAGATTGCCCGTAAACTTATTTTCAGTAAATGGAAAGAAGGTTTGGGAGGTAATTTAGATTTGATGGTTTCAGGAAGTGCGGCATTACAACCGCGTTTAACGAGAGTTTTTGCTGCTGCCGAAATTCCGGTTATGGAAGGTTACGGATTATCTGAAACATCGCCTGTAATTGCCGTAAACGATCAAAGAAACAAAGGTTTTAAAATTGGAACTGTTGGTAAAGTAATTCGTAATGTAGAAATAAAAATTGCGCAGGACGGAGAAATTCTTTGCAAAGGTCCAAACGTAATGTTAGGATATTTTAAAGATCCTGAAAAAACTGCCGAAGCTTTGCAAGACGGTTATTTTCATACGGGAGATATTGGAGAAATTGACAGCGAAGGATTCCTGAAAATTACAGATCGTAAGAAAGAAATGTTCAAGACTTCGGGCGGAAAATATATTGCACCTCAGCTTATTGAAAACGCGATGAAGCAATCTCGATTTATAGAGCAGATTATGGTAATTGGCGAAGGCGAAAAAATGCCGGCAGCTTTTATTCAGCCAAATTTTGAATTCGTAAAAGAATGGGCAAAACTTCATAAAATAACTTTAGGAAGCACCGATAAAGAAATCAGTGAAAACCCTGACGTTATTAAACGTATCGACGAAGAAGTAGAAGGAATCAACGAGAAATTTGGACACTGGGAAAAAATCAAACGTTTTGAATTAACTCCCGATGTTTGGTCTATTGATGGCGGACAACTAACGCCAACCCTAAAATTGAAACGTAAAATTATCAAAGAGATTTACAAAGATCTTTACGATAAAATCTATACTCACAATTAA
- a CDS encoding helix-turn-helix domain-containing protein: MSTTEKPKHIGRNISRIRELRGMKQGALADAIGTSQQTISGIETSETVDFEKLVQIAKALGVTVEAIENFTEESVFNFFNNFYDNSANNGAQGNTTNNHCNFNPLDKVVELYERLVQAEKDKVEYLEKLMKGK, from the coding sequence ATGAGCACAACAGAAAAACCCAAACATATTGGCAGAAATATTAGCCGAATTAGAGAGCTTCGCGGAATGAAACAAGGAGCACTTGCTGATGCTATTGGCACAAGCCAACAGACTATTTCTGGTATTGAAACCAGCGAAACTGTTGATTTTGAAAAACTTGTACAAATTGCAAAAGCACTTGGCGTGACGGTAGAAGCTATTGAAAATTTTACAGAAGAATCTGTTTTTAATTTCTTTAATAACTTTTACGATAATAGTGCTAATAATGGTGCTCAGGGAAACACAACTAATAATCATTGTAATTTCAATCCTCTTGATAAAGTTGTTGAGCTTTACGAACGTTTGGTTCAGGCTGAAAAAGATAAGGTTGAATATTTAGAAAAATTGATGAAAGGGAAATAA